A segment of the Brevibacterium zhoupengii genome:
TAGAGTTTGAGGTTCGATCACAACAAGATAGTCGCGAACGGAGACACGAAAGAAGGTCGACATTAATACCGAATGGAACAAGGGTGAGGCGGCACCAAGTAGGATCCCAGCTAAAGTGCCAACTCCGATGCATGTTCCCAGATCTGTAACTATTTCGCGTAGAGAGATCATGCGAAGTTTCGCGAAACAATCAGGTAGTAGAAAACTGGCCAATTTCGATAGAACCGTTACGGCAGCAATAAAAACTATCCAAAAATAGATAATCCCAGGTCCGTAAATTCCGGTGGTAAGAGCAGCTTGCGATCTCACGATGTTTGCTGGAAGCGTGTCGGTTCCAGCAACATACACGACAAATATAAATGCGACTGACAAGGCGATCAGCAGCGCTATCGATATGCTTGCTATCATGTATATCCAATATAAAATTGTAACGATGGAAACTTTTCTTCCGCTCGTTTTGGATTGGTAGTGCAAATATATTCGGTAGTGATTAAATGGAATAGGAGAAACAGGGTTCCAGCCGTGGGGTGCTATGATTTGTGATGCCTCACTGGTGCTTCTTCTAATTTTATCTATTATTGCATCGTAATTCCATCTGACGACATCATTCCATGTCGCATGTGTGTCGTTTCCGGTATAGCGAGAATGCATGACCGCAAAGTCCATAACCATAAGAAGCAAAAGGCTCAATATGGCGAGAGGCCCGAGGATACTCAATGATAGAAAGTCCACATAATTCATTAGAGTAAGCGATGTAAGGGCCAGCATCGCATAGCTGGCGAGTCTGAGTCGTCTGCCCTGATAAGGGTACTTCAACATTCTTTCGACGGCTCTCCTGGTGGTTAAGATGTCTAAATGCAAACTTGCTGGATCCTTTCTCCCGGAAAGCTATCTCCGATACTATTCGCGCGGAGTAGGCTTTTCCGTATTAACCCGAAGTGCAGTTCCTATTCTCGCCCGCACTACGGTCACAGCGATGTTCACGCGGTTGCTGGTGTCCAGCTTGATGTTGATGCGGTTGAGATGCGTCTTCACGGTGGCGGTGCTCATAAAGATGGAATCGGCGATCTCCTGGTTCGACAGCCCCTGAGCCACGAGGACCGCGATCTCAAGCTCCTTCGCGGTGAGATCAGCCAGAAGCTCTGTCGCCTCGCGCTGCTGACGCTGATCCTGGCCCGTCGTCACCTTAGAGATCAGCTGCTGCATCGACCTCGGGGAGAGAATCGGCTCGCCAATATGGACCTTGCGAATGGACTCTGCCAAAGCCACCGGAGCGACGTCCTTGAGCAGGTAGCCGGCCGCACCGGCCTCGAGGGCGCGGAAGAGATAGTCATCGGTGTCGAAGCTCGTCAGTGACACGACCTTGGGTGGACGCACACTGTTGACCAGCCGCTCAATTGCCTCGATCCCGCCGATGCCTGGCATACGGATATCCATGAGCACGACATCAGGGAAATGCAGTGCCACCTTCTCCAGCGCCTCTTCACCACTCGACGCAGTCCCGACGACTTCGATGCCTTCGGCGGCCTGGAGGATTCCCCGGATCCCGGTGAGAACCATCGCATCATCATCGACGACGAGCACACGGATCGGGGCAGCATTCTGGGTCATGATCGACACATTACCCGAGGGCTATGACACCGATAGTCCAGTCGTTCAGCTCCGGTGTGCGAAGGGCGGAAGTTTCGCGTCGACGACGAACGATCCTTCGCGGACCCCAATGAAGATCTCACCCTCGAGCATCGCCACTCGCTCCTGAATTCCCGCGAGCCCGGCACCTGATCCCGTCGATGACAGATCCCACTGACCGGTGGGGTGTGACGAACCCACGCGGGGCGCGGACGTCGGGTAGGGCGGAATGCAGGGAGCCGCCTCGGCGACGGAATTGGCTGGTGGTTGGAAGCGATTGGTCGACGGCGGCATGGGATTCGCGACGACGACATGTGCGCCCAAGTCTGCCGAGACCGTGACCTCGAGGGTGACCGGGGTACCCGGCGCGTGCTTCATCGCATTCGTCAGCGACTCCTGGACGATGCGATACACCGCACGATCGAGGACCGTGGAGGCAGACTCGACATCCTGGATGACGATCGAGGGGCGAATGATCGTGCCGGTGGACTGCACCGAGGCGACCAGCTGGGGGATCGAACGCATGGACGCTTGGCTCGGGGGAGTCGAGGCCTCCTTCTGCGGGCCGGGATTGGCCAACGTTCCCTCGCGGACTCCGCCGACCAGATGGCGCAGATCTTCCATGGACGCGTGCGCCTCATGACGCAGCGCAGATGCGGTTGAGGCGACATCGGCATCATCCTTGCTCCCGACCTCGAGGGCACCGCTGTGCAGGGAGATGACCGAGAGCCGGTGGGAGAGCGTGTCATGGAGCTCGCGGGCGAGGAGTTCACGTTCGGACTGGCGGGCAAGCTCGGCGGAGAGGGAATCATTGCGTTGGGTCTCACGCGCAGCGATCGTCTCGACGGCTTTCATCCGTTTGGTCCGGCGCAGCAGGGCACCGACGCCGAGGCTGATGCCGAGTCCGATGACCGCCGAGGCGATGGTCACGAGGGTGATGGCCAGTAGCGCATCGGCCGGGGGAGCGGGAGCGTCGAGGTTCGTCATCTGCTCGGCGTCGGGCAGGAACAGGATGGCGAAGGGATTGAGCTGGACCGGTGACAGGCACATGCGCACTGTAGATGCGATGACCAGGACCGATGCCACCGCCGAGGCGACGATTGCCTGCCGCTTGGATGCGCGGAT
Coding sequences within it:
- a CDS encoding response regulator transcription factor, encoding MTQNAAPIRVLVVDDDAMVLTGIRGILQAAEGIEVVGTASSGEEALEKVALHFPDVVLMDIRMPGIGGIEAIERLVNSVRPPKVVSLTSFDTDDYLFRALEAGAAGYLLKDVAPVALAESIRKVHIGEPILSPRSMQQLISKVTTGQDQRQQREATELLADLTAKELEIAVLVAQGLSNQEIADSIFMSTATVKTHLNRINIKLDTSNRVNIAVTVVRARIGTALRVNTEKPTPRE
- a CDS encoding sensor histidine kinase, with the protein product MSGQPFPQQRPENLPRPRRRRVPQWVRIAVSIAIGVVLFLFGLFTSVMALTSNTWAFADGIISNTGMLAVLLLVPVWGTVFLRHKWPWVPFIAGALLTAGWGDALLLLIGLFHLVIRASKRQAIVASAVASVLVIASTVRMCLSPVQLNPFAILFLPDAEQMTNLDAPAPPADALLAITLVTIASAVIGLGISLGVGALLRRTKRMKAVETIAARETQRNDSLSAELARQSERELLARELHDTLSHRLSVISLHSGALEVGSKDDADVASTASALRHEAHASMEDLRHLVGGVREGTLANPGPQKEASTPPSQASMRSIPQLVASVQSTGTIIRPSIVIQDVESASTVLDRAVYRIVQESLTNAMKHAPGTPVTLEVTVSADLGAHVVVANPMPPSTNRFQPPANSVAEAAPCIPPYPTSAPRVGSSHPTGQWDLSSTGSGAGLAGIQERVAMLEGEIFIGVREGSFVVDAKLPPFAHRS